Proteins from a genomic interval of Rhizobium rhododendri:
- a CDS encoding DUF6894 family protein, which translates to MKRYFFHVRNGLIFFQDLEGSIVKDLEAAIDDAQRSVKEIVADCSASGKPVGGQQFEIVDEAGIVWAVIQFRAFIPRSGAETLEWI; encoded by the coding sequence ATGAAACGATATTTCTTCCACGTTCGGAACGGGCTAATCTTCTTCCAGGATTTGGAAGGAAGTATAGTTAAGGATCTTGAAGCGGCTATCGACGACGCGCAACGATCCGTAAAGGAGATCGTTGCGGATTGTAGCGCGTCTGGAAAACCTGTTGGCGGTCAGCAGTTTGAGATTGTCGATGAAGCTGGCATCGTTTGGGCTGTCATCCAGTTCAGGGCCTTCATCCCCCGGTCTGGTGCCGAGACCCTCGAATGGATCTGA
- a CDS encoding integration host factor subunit beta, with amino-acid sequence MTRSELVQIVAARNPHLYNRDVERIVDIILEGITEALEKGNRVELRGFGSFSVRHRPPRSGHNPRNGETVFVDDKWVPFFKAGKEIQEHLNSGNS; translated from the coding sequence ATGACAAGATCGGAACTCGTCCAAATCGTCGCGGCGCGCAATCCCCACCTCTACAACAGAGACGTCGAGCGGATCGTCGACATCATTCTCGAGGGAATTACCGAGGCCCTGGAAAAGGGCAACCGGGTCGAGCTTCGTGGGTTCGGGAGCTTCTCCGTGCGACACCGCCCGCCGAGATCCGGGCACAACCCGAGAAACGGGGAAACCGTCTTTGTCGATGACAAATGGGTGCCATTTTTTAAGGCCGGAAAGGAAATACAAGAGCACTTGAATTCCGGGAATTCGTAA
- a CDS encoding DUF6118 family protein produces MTDSTDDQERAMPSEIDEATEAFEALRRTVEKLARDLGGEMVVIRKGVEAAFERFETFQQPADHSVDIGQMVESLVLVAQHLTAIQKSPALKNGPEHYARVIETAAERISANAVRTLENRERGLQRVEADIREVVSSARDRQTQDRWLLGAVALGIVMGGVFLTLGPRLLPGSIDKAIAATVMNADRWDAGIALMQSSSPEGWRGIADASALVRANQQALTTCAEAAAKAKSEQRCVITVAVPASDK; encoded by the coding sequence ATGACTGACAGCACCGACGATCAGGAGCGGGCGATGCCGTCCGAAATCGATGAGGCGACCGAAGCCTTCGAGGCCTTGCGCCGGACCGTGGAGAAGCTCGCCCGCGATCTCGGTGGCGAAATGGTGGTCATCCGCAAGGGCGTGGAGGCCGCCTTCGAACGGTTCGAGACGTTCCAGCAGCCGGCCGACCATAGCGTGGATATCGGCCAGATGGTTGAGAGCCTGGTCCTGGTCGCGCAGCACCTGACGGCTATCCAGAAGTCGCCAGCCTTGAAGAACGGCCCCGAGCACTATGCCCGGGTGATCGAGACTGCGGCTGAGCGCATCTCGGCTAACGCCGTTCGGACACTTGAGAACCGGGAACGCGGTCTGCAGCGGGTAGAGGCCGACATCAGAGAGGTCGTCAGCAGTGCCCGCGACCGGCAGACCCAGGATCGCTGGCTCCTCGGCGCCGTGGCCCTCGGCATCGTCATGGGCGGAGTGTTCCTCACCCTTGGGCCGCGCTTGCTGCCAGGATCGATCGACAAGGCGATTGCCGCCACAGTCATGAATGCCGATCGCTGGGATGCGGGGATCGCCCTGATGCAGTCGTCAAGTCCCGAGGGATGGCGTGGCATTGCCGATGCCAGTGCTCTCGTGCGTGCCAATCAGCAAGCGCTCACGACCTGTGCTGAAGCGGCCGCAAAGGCCAAAAGCGAGCAGCGTTGCGTAATCACGGTTGCCGTGCCAGCTTCCGACAAGTAA